The window GAGTCAACAGTCTCATTAGCTTGCTGTGTTCTTTGATTAAAGCGGGCTCTCTCATAGATAATGTTTTTCCTGGGAACAAAGTATGTATCCAAAGTGTCTCTTACTGCTTAGTACGGCTGCCTTTGTATGTCCGATAAAGCTTGCCCTCGGAGGATATCATCTGCTTCATCCCCCATGCAGTAGATGAGTATgtttactagagatggaccgatccgatattacgtatcggtatcggtccgatactgacctaaattactggatcggatatcggagaaaaataaaaaatgtaatccgatccattaaatatcacgaaagcacctcacaaaacttgcaacacgccgtaactcacctcagaacgttagcatgtcggagcagtacgcatcacgtgatagagcggctgtggcatgcgggacctgtcggtggtctggatagcatgtggagcttcgctagcaacctggcatttcatctccgacaaagttatccccgagagaggtaaagcaagtgtgtaagtccatctctgaatgtttgtaaagcattcctgcgttaagcttaacgagcgactgcctctcgctctccggctgctacttcaatcatgaaactgcttaacgatcagctgatcggcttttctgtcgcgagtccgtctttgtttttggcccactttgcaccagaaagaggaaaccagcggctgaacaacagcagcacgtttaagcttgatcagctgttgttagaatgtatttaatattactttctacaccaggatcttttctacgtagctgacgctggtaactgtgcaggggcggatctagcaaagtttagccaggggggccgatagggcattaactgggaaaagtgggcacaaagacatacttttctttcttattctcatttaaaatgtctagcttttaataaataattatctgacacccaaagttttaatttgatgtaaaatgaatagaagtcaattactgtatatagtgactattaagtctaatatatataccctagtaagctatagtactttttcctttgggaaggtaccatctgtgcagtctgcaattttgttgaagaaagatgttgaatctatttaatatttcttgaaaaataattgatttctgtgcattttttttcacactgcatcaaattaaggttgattacgtcgattaagcatcatgaggtggcgcgtgaggggtggttccctattttttatttatttatttttgttgttgctgggagttggaaccctattagttaggttgcttaatatttctgctaagtactctttaaaataccagaatagggaggatggtgtaggtctaagtttattagattgatcagtattgctgaactatgaaatattttttttgtatacaggtataacagaatagctttagtgtagttgttgttttaaacttgagtatgaacttgcagacttgcaaaatgcagcaagatatttaaaaaaacagttttgttgattaaaaaacactatatcggattcatatcggtatcggcagatatccaaatttatgatatcggtatcggtatcggacataaaaaagtggtatcgtgccatctctagtgttTACCTGGTTAGTCTCTGAGCTAAGGTGCAGGTTGCTTGCAAGTCGAAATCTTTCAAACCTCCTTATCCCACTTCTTACTGCAATCCCGCTTCTGACACCATGTGTCAGAAGCGGGATTGCAGTAAGAAGTGGGATAAGTGGCAAGGATTTTAGGCAAGGATTCAAGCGACACCTTGTAGAGCACTCAAACTCCTACCTTTATtgtctacttcctgtttcagaaccccctttcacaataaaacaggttaTGCTCAAACAGATTACACcacaaaaatcattttaaacctTCCTGTTGTCCCACTTGACAtttgacaaacaaacaaaaaaaaataagtatACCTAAGTCCTTATTTCACTTCCCACCTCTGGTTTTTACAaggatctccaacaccactggctgacaTGCAGCTAAAACCACGATATCATGACTTCaggctcgggtcctctaccagaggcctgggagcttcagGGTCCTGCGCaatatcttagctgttcccaggactgcgctctgctggacagagatctctgatgttgttcctgggatcagCTGGAGCCATTCGCCTAGTTTGGgggtctaccaccactatgtccggttggttagccaccaccattttgtccgtctgtatctggaagtcccacaggatcttagctcggtcattctccaccacccttgggggcatctcccattttgacctcgggacttccaggttatactcggcacagatgttcctgtacactatgccggccacttggttatggcgttccatgtatgccttgcctgctagcatcttgcaccctgctgttatgtgctggattgtctctggggcatctttacacagcctgcacctggggtcttgcctggtgtgatagaccccagcctctatggatcttgtgctcagagcttgttcttgtgctgccatgattagtgcctctgtgctgtctttcagtccagctttgtccagccactggtaggatttctggatatcagccacctcctctatctgccggtggtacataccgtgcaggggtctgtccttccatgatggttcttGCTCCCCTTCTTTCTCAGGTTTCTGTTGCCTGACAttttcagcaaacacacagtcagttatggccatcttcctgatgtacttCCATATGCtgttccagtattgctccgtctccagccttggtggggCTGGTTTTATATTGTCCCCCTGTCACTGCGAGTACACCTTGGATGGTTCAGTGGAGAACATCtagtttattctcctgccttcgatctctctggtgtacctcttcaaggccaaggctgtgagtctttccATGGCAGTTTCCGAGACCCTTTGTACTTAGGTATCAATCTACAGTGGTGGGAattgtttttgtatatttgtcacCCTTAGATGtttcagacaaaaaaatgtaaatgttagacaaagataacacaactAAACACAATGCAGTTTGGAAATGAAAGTGCTTATTATTAAAGGGAACAAACCCAAGCCTACATGGCTCTGTGTGAAAACTTGATTgtccctaaacctaataactggttggggCACCCTTGGCACCAACACCTGCAATCAAGCGTCTGAGATAAGTAGCAACGagccttttacagctgtggaggAACTTCAGCCCACTCATCCTTGGagaattgttgtaattcagcccCACTGGAGGGGTTTCGAGCATGAACTGCTTATTTAAGGTCATGCCACGGCATGTCAATCGGAGTCAGGTCAGGACTTTGAGTAGCCCAAAGTCTCCAGTCCctgaccatcacactaccaccaccatattttactgcTGGTATGATGTGCATTTTCTGAAAAGCTGTGGTAGTTTCATGCCAGATGtaatgggacacacacacatctgtccCAAAGGtcttggggatcatccagatgttttctggcaaactGAGACGAGCCTTTATCCTTTagctcagcagtggttttctccatGAACCCTGCCATTCAGGCCattttgcccagtctctttcttatggtggagtcatgaactctgaccttaacttcAGTTCTCTGGATGTTGTTCTgtggttttttcttctttttgctctTTGGGTAATTTTGGTTGGCgggccactcctgggaaggttcaccactggTCCATGTTTTCACCGTATGTGGATAATGGCTGTCACTGTGGATCACTGGACTCCCACAGCTTTAAAAAGACCAGATAAGaagtttgcgtacataagattttctggaggaggacagacatttgtttagaactcttaaagatgtcaaagaaactcctttaagcaattactttggtgttcctccacctccaaagaaatatcagaaggagtccgaaccgcaAAAGAAGCACGCATTCTCGGagaagtggttgcaggaggtgagctggcttcaaacaaacaatgaacgcacagagatgtggtgcggaatatgctgtgaaaatcccactctcgcggacaaaaacagtgccttttatatggacgcaaacgcggtttgcaacttcttatctggtgcgcgtcttttattttgacagcgcgTGCGCACCTGCAGACCACTCATGTGCACCCCTGATTATAACATAAATTAACTGAGGTGTATCACATCTTTGAAAAGCTGAGTTCAATCTCTCTGGCCTGATTACTGCCACACCTGTTCTCAATAAGGGCATCACTTAAATCTTTCTCAACACTTCCTCTaacgtccagcagaggcagcagtgagtcagccCCCGCACACTCTCACATTAAAATTAACATGTTTAAAGCCTCAGAGACTGTTTTGATAATTTTCCCCTCAGAGCACCTGTACAGGAGACGGATGACTTTAGAACTCACATTAAGGGTTTTAATTTGCATTTTGTGAAGTTTTCTGTGAACGGACAATAGCATGGCGCCGTTGTCTGTTCTCATCAGCACGCTGACGCTCTGGGACTACACAAAGGAAAGGTACGCTCtgtctcagtgtgtgaagaTGAGAATCAGAAGTACTCCGTCTTCGCCAACTTGTCTGTCACAGGAAGCaaagctgacctttgacctctatGTACCCCTCACCTGTAATCTGTGGCAGGGTTTAATGATGAGGATTATTCCATTTTGGGAATTCCAAAACTTCTTCCCGGTAACTGTCTGTGCAGTTTTCAAGGAACAGGTCATGTGACCTGCAGTGTGCGTTTGGTCCACCACGGCGTGATGACTCATTTTGGACGCTGTCTGCACATGCCGAGGAGAGACATGCCGTCTGTTGTATTAGCAGCTTCGCAGCTGAGACCGGATGATTTCAGACGTGAGTTCATCCCTAAATTCAGACGGTCAGTGTGAGAATAAAAGCTCGACGTCAGCTCGGTTCAGCCCTCACAGGACGCAggccctgacctttgacccgtGTGTTTCAGTGGATCGTGTCTGACTTGGACCTTCAGACCAAAGACATCATTAAGAAGCTCACAGGTTTGACCTTCACCCTTTCACACCGCTTCACTGATGCTAGCTACACAAAGCGCTTCATATGTGGGCGGGGCTTAGAATTTTCTGTGACTGTCTTCACTATGAGAACTCTGTTTAGGAGGAAGCTCTGTGGATTTGTCGCTGGTCTTCTGGTTTTTGGTTCTGTTTCCGTGTCTGTGGATACGTGGTGACCTTAACCACCTGTCATACGACAGAAAACATCATCACGTTCGCCGCACTGGAAAACCACAAGATCATCAAACTGTGTTCGCCACAGTCCACAGCCTGACCCTGACTGGTTTAATTCACCTGGAAGACACACAGATACAACTAAACCAGGTCCAGACTGGAAACCAGTTCAGTTAAAGGGCCAATTCAGTAACTCTTTGATCCACAAGAAAAGCCTTAAACTTTCCAAGGACTGGAAGCACTTTAAACCTGCAGATGAagagacttttattttgaaatcgcTTCAGGTTGTCAATTATTTTGGTGAAAAGCTCCAGGCTGTGTTTGTCCTTGACTCTTCATCATGGACTTTTTCCATTTCTGGGGAGCAATCTTCACTTCCTCTCCCCTCCCTTTCATAATAAAAGTCCTCCTGTTGTTCAACAGTAAGTCACTTTGTTCCCTAAAGGCTTTTATTGtttaagattattattattattattattattattattattattattattattattattattattgatagaatcatttaaaaaaatcatgttttaatgttttacaggtttatatttttttttgctttttccattAACAAACCAGtgttactcaaaaacaacaacaggactACTTTCTGTCCTAAAACACAATGTGTGTCAGCTCAGACTGACAGGATCACAGTCAGTCTGAGCTGAAAACATCTGGCCTTCTCTGATCAAAGGCTTGAAACAAGTTTCTGTAAGCGATGCAGGTGCAGATGGGGGTCATGACCCTCACCTACACCTGCACATGAACCACTCCCACCACAGTTTAGGCAACAAACAGGTTTTATTTAGCAACTCTGAACAGATGCATAGTTTAAACTTGACATGTTTCATCATCTCAGCTTTAGGACAAACTAGCCAATGTAGGGGCAGAAAAACTACAGAAACCTTCAGATGAAACATGGTGAATTctcatttcttcattttcatcTAGAATCATGAACTCTCTGTATTTGAGCTTTGAAGAGTTAAATATAATGTTTTTAGCTGAAATACTGTTTGACAGACACTAACAAAAGGAAAAGGGAAATCTCAAGTTTAAGATCCGGGATGTtttacacagagaaacagagcaATACAGATCAGGGTATAATCTGCATAAAGACGGCGCTCCGGTAACAGCGTTtagaacagaagaaaaacttggacaattttttgttttaataaaaagtttGTCTGAGGAGGCGATGTTGGGCTCACTTCCATTCTTTAAATCTATACTTGAAGTCTAAtaaagcagctttgcatgagtcaCAGTTCACACTAGGCATGGTGCAGCCCCTCCCTTCATCCCTTGTCCTAAACAAGCTGATTTAGCTCCTCCCCTTTAAGGTTCTTCTGATTGGACCGTTTCTGGAAGACTCAGGCAGGCCTGTTCTTGTGGAGATTCTGAAAACAAATTGTAAACCTGCTAAACCACAGCAGTGCAAACAGAGACGTGGATGCTGTTAGGGGTTAAGATCAAAGTTCATGTCTTTGATAAATATTGCCCTCATTGGCTGCTTGTTGTGGGACACGATGGCAGCCTTACAGTCGCGGCGTATTTCTGTGAATGCTTCTGTAGGTATTCACCATGCTGACAAACACTTATCGAGCTGATGCCGACTCatcaggaaaagaaaagagtttgaagGAGTCTGAACCTGAGAGGTTTGTTTGCACTTCACGAGTCAGCCTTTCTTATACAATCTGGCATCGTCACACTTTCAGATACATAATCAGCACCTGTTCGAAAGTTTCTGAGATTTGATGAGACAGTCAACACAATCGTTTTGGGAAAACTTCCCCGAAAAGAGAATCTGTAGCGCCAGTATAACACCCGAGCTTTAGCTCTGAGGAGCAACCTTCAGCTTTTGTTGTGAACTCTGTTCTCAGTGAACAATGCAAAAACTATGAAGCTTCAAACAGCTGAGGACGTTCTTCAAATAAAATTCAACATTAGcagaatgaaagtccaaactcggtttctgacatgaaaaaaaaattcaacaaaaTTTTACTGAAGAATCTGAGATGGTGGCAAGAAAGAAAAGCCCACAGGACGTGGGACTGCagacacttcctgtttcagtaCCTGTGACTCAAACATTCCTACGAGCCCTCCTCAGGTCCTCCACAGTTGGGACCACATGGCCCCTGCCTCCTGTCAGCAGCACTGAGCTGATGGAGGGCAGAAAAACCCAGCGAAGCTGGACCCGAGTCTGCAGCAGAACCAGTCTGGACCAGGTCAGACCAGAGTCCAGCCCAGCGTGCCGATGGAGATGAGCGTCTGGCAGGTGGCCGAGTCCAGCCACACCGACTCCACCAGGCTGAAGTGCAGGAAGCCAAGTGCAAAGCCGCAACCTACGTCTGACAGGTGGTGTTTCCCCAGCAACACCCGAGACACGCCCACCAGGAAGGCCCACAGGCAGAGTAGGATCCTCAGAGGCACCTGGAGGACAGGAGGCGGACACACCTGGATCAGGTTTGTAAACTGTTCCAGTCTTTGTTATCTGTGAAGCAGCAAGCTACTCACCGCCAGCACCAGGTGGTTCAGCAGAAACTTGGACACCATGACGGCCCGACTGGCGTGGGCTGCTGGGAACGAGTACATATCCATGGCAATGTAGTCAAAAAAGGTTGGCGGGAAATCCCACGGTCCCCGACGTTTGACCAACTTCTGCATCCCAGCAACCGTCATCACATCTAGTATCAGCGCTGCAGATAGACAGGTGAGAGACAGGTGAGACAGGcgagagacagacaggtgagagacaggtgagacaggcgagagacagacaggtgagagaCAGGTGAGACAGGCGAGAGACAGGCAGGTGAGAGACAGGTGAGACAGGCGAGAGACAGGCAGGTGAGAGACAGGTGAGACAGCAGAGAGACAGGCAGGCGAGAGACAGGTGAGAGAGGCGAGAGACAGACAGGCGAGAGACAGGTGAGAGAGGCGAGagaaagacaggtgagagacaggtgagacagcagagagacagacaggtgacag is drawn from Maylandia zebra isolate NMK-2024a linkage group LG12, Mzebra_GT3a, whole genome shotgun sequence and contains these coding sequences:
- the LOC101484670 gene encoding inactive phospholipid phosphatase 7 isoform X2, whose product is MPGSQAQFRARDRNNVLNRPEFLSLNQPSRREQAVGEGRGGGGPRRPVFRQQSQQDSTGGRGARESSESGPTADSGGAKDASRWPEQDCMQLNPSFKALILDVMTVAGMQKLVKRRGPWDFPPTFFDYIAMDMYSFPAAHASRAVMVSKFLLNHLVLAVPLRILLCLWAFLVGVSRVLLGKHHLSDVGCGFALGFLHFSLVESVWLDSATCQTLISIGTLGWTLV